DNA from Arthrobacter sp. StoSoilB19:
CGCAGCGGCGCCTCCTGGGAGTCCTACGGCCACGCAATGGCCGCTTACGAGATCGCAGTGGACTATGCCAAGACCCGCCAGCAGTTCGGCAAACCAATCGGCAGTTTCCAGCTGGTGCAAAACAAGCTGGCCAACATGCTTGCAGAACTGACAGCCATGCAGCTGATCTGCTTTCGCCTTGCCGTGCTGGCCGAGGACGGCCGGATGACCGGGCCCATGGCCTCCATGGCCAAGATGCACACGGCCCGGAAAGCCCGCTGGATCTGTTCAGAGGCACGGGACATGCTCGGCGGCAACGGAATGCTGCTGGAGAACCACGTGGCGAGGCACATGACCGACATGGAGGTCGTCTCCACCTATGAGGGCACGGACTCGATCCAATCCCTTCTCGTTGGCCGCGAGATCACCGGCCTCTCCGCCTTCAGCTAGCTCCCGGGCGGGCCCGACCCGGGCTTGCCAAAGCACGCTCCAAACACCAGCAAAGGAAATGTCATGAGCAATTTCACCAACCGGGTGGCAGTAGTCACTGGAGGGGCGCAGGGAATCGGCGCAGCCACCGCGCTGAAACTGGCCAATGGCGGCGCCACTGTCGCCGTCCTGGACCTCAACGAGGACCGCGCCAAGGACACCGCGCAGCGTATCTCGGACCACCCGGACGTCGTGGCGGCGGGCGGAAAGGCCCTTGCCGCCTGCTGCGACGTCACGGATGAGGCAGCAGTAGACCGGGTATTCGATGACATCCACCGGGAGTTCGGCCGGCTGGACATCCTGGTAAACAACGCCGGGATCACCCGCGACAACATGTTCTTCAAGATGGAGCGGCAGGATTGGGATTCGGTCCTGGCCACGAACCTCACCAGCGCCTACCTCTGCACGCGCGCTGCCCAGCGCTACATGGTTCCGGCCAAGTACGGCAAGATCGTCTCGCTCAGCAGCCGCAGCGCGCTGGGCAACCGCGGCCAGGCAAACTACGCGGCTGCAAAGGCCGGTATCCAGGGCCTGACCGCGACGCTCGCCATCGAACTTGGTCCGTTCAACATCACGGTCAATGCGGTGGCGCCGGGTTACATCGCCACCTCAATGACTGCCGCAACGGCAGAGCGGGTGGGGGCCAGCCCGGCCGAGCACCAGCAGGCGGTGGCGGAGCGAACCCCACTGGGACGTGTAGGCCAGCCGGAGGAAGTGGCAGCGGCCGTGGCTTTCTTCGCCGGTGACGACTCCTCTTACATCTCCGGCCAGACCCTTTACATCAACGGCGGGGCCCGCTGATGCCCGAGGCATTCCTCGTCGGGGGCGTCCGTACCCCGGTGGGCCGTCACGGCGGCGTGCTCGCCACTGTCCGTCCCGACGACATGGCCGCGCTTGTGCTCCAGGCCGCAGTAGACAGGGCCGGCGTCGATCCTGCCACCGTTGACGAGGTCATCTTTGGCTGTGTTAATCAGGCCGGTGAGGACAACCGTAACGTTGCCCGGATGGCCGCACTGCTGGCCGGGTTCCCGCACGCCGTACCGGCCGTGACCGTCAACCGGCTCTGTGCCTCCGGGCTAACAGCCATCAGCATGGCGGCGCAGTCGGTGCGCAACGGTGACGCCGACCTTGTGGTGGCCGGCGGCGTAGAGTCCATGACCCGCGCGCCGTGGGTGATGGCAAAGCCGGAGAAGCCCTACTCCAAACCGGGTGAACTCGCGGACACCTCAATCGGTGCGCGGTTTGTTAACCCGCGGATGGAGTCGGGGGCACTGTTTTCCATGCCCGAAACGGCAGAAGAGGTAGCGAAGCGGGAGGGGATTTCCCGTGCCGACGCGGACAGCTTTGCACTGCGCTCCCACAACCTGGCAGTGGCGGCGATCGACGCCGGCCGCTTCAGCGACGAGATAGTCCCTGTTCCGGTCACGGGCAGGCGGGGGGAAGTCTCGCTGGTAGTCACCGATGAGGGACCCAGACGCGGGTCAACCGCTGATGCCCTGGCCGCCCTCCGGCCGATCGTGGCGCCCCGCGGAGTGGTCACCGCTGGCAACTCCAGTTCCCTCAACGACGGCGCATCAGCTGTATTGGTCGCCAGCGGCGAGGCCGTGGAGCGCTACGGGCTCACGCCCCGGGCCCGCATCGTGACCAGCCAAGCGGCCGGTGTGGCGCCGGATGTAATGGGCATCGGCCCGGTGCCTGCGACACAAAAGGCCCTGGCCAAGGCGCGCTGGGACCTGGCCGAGGTGGGGGCCGTCGAACTCAACGAGGCGTTCGCAGCGCAGGCTCTGGCCTGCATTCGGCTGCTCGGAATGGATAAGGGAACCGTCAACAACGACGGCGGTGCGATCGCCCTGGGCCATCCCCTGGGATCCTCCGGATCACGGATCGTCGTCACGCTACTGGGCCGGATGGAACGCGAAGACGCAAACCGCGGCCTGGCCACCATGTGCGTGGGCCTGGGCCAGGGCGTCGCCATGCTGCTGGAGAGGGTCTAAATGAAACTGTTCAAGGACGCCGCCGAGCTCGCCACCATGGCTGGCCAGGAAATCGGGGTGAGTGGATGGCATACCCTGGACCAATCCCAGATCCAGGCTTTCGCCGATGCCACCCTGGACCAACAGTGGATACACACGGACCCGGAGCGGGCAGCAGGCGGGCCCTTCGGGGCCACTGTCGCCCACGGCTACCTCAGCTTGTCGCTGCTGCCATACCTGGCCGGCCAGGTATACCGGGTCGACGGGGCCGCGATGATCATCAACTACGGCCTGAATAAGGTAAGGTTCCCGGCGCCGGCCAGGGTCAACTCACGCATCAGGGACCGGCTGACGCTGGCATCGGTGAGCGAGACGGCCAATGGGCGGCAGCTGCAGTTCAATCACCTGATCGAACTGGAAGGCTCACAAAAGCCTGCCTGCATAGCGGAGACTGTCTCCCTGCTCCCGAACTGAACTGCCCTTGAAGACCTTGCACCACCATCCGAACAATGACGTTTGCCTCCGGGCCTGCCGACAGGCTCTACACAAGGGAGAAACCCCATGGTCACAGAAAACCCAAACCTGAAATATGCCGCCGCTGAGCCGCAGGGCCTGGTATCGGAGCTGGAGGTGGCGCCGGCTGAACTGCGCCGCACCTCCATTTCGTCGTTCCTTGGTTCCGCCTTGGAATACATGGACTTTACGCTCTACACCCTGGCGGCAGCGCTGGTCTTCGGGCCGCTCTTCTTCCCCAACACGGACCCGGCGATGGCATTGATGGCGAGCTTTGCCGCCTTCGGTTCAGGGTTTCTCGTCCGGCCCCTGGGCGGGATCTACTTTGGCTACCTTGGCGACAAGTATGGGCGGAAATCCGTCCTGGTCATCACCGTGGGGATGATGGGTATCGCCACCTTGGGAATGGGTCTGTTGCCCACATTTGCCCAGATCGGGGTCGCGGCCCCAATCCTCCTTGTGCTCCTGCGGCTTATCCAGGGCTTCGGCGCGGGCGCGGAGCTATCCGGGGCCTCGCTGCTGCTGGTGGAATCCGCTCCTTCCGGTAAGCGCGGCTTTTACGGCGCCGTGGTGGCACTTGGAACTGCGACCGGTGTGCTGTTGGCCAGCGGACTGTGGCTGCTGCTCTCGCAGATGCCCAAGGACGATTTCCTTGCCTGGGGATGGCGTATTCCCTTCCTGCTCAGCGTCGGTACCACCCTAGTGGCGCTCTACCTTCGTCGCAGCGTGAGCGAATCACCGGTCTTCGAGGCGGTCAAGGCGCGGCGTGCCGCAGCACGTCTGGAAGCCAGGCAGCAAAGCATCTGGCGTGACGCCGCGGATGCCAAAAAGGCCTTCCTCGTCTCACTGGGTATCAAACTCGGCGAAAACGGTTCGGTCTACCTCGTCAAGGGCTTCCTTATCGGCTGGACGGTATCGGTGTTGAAAATGGACGCAAACCTCGTCACCACCGGTGTAACACTCGGCTCCGTCCTGGGCGTGGCCACAGTCTTGCTGACCGGGAAGCTCACTGACCGATTCGGCCGCCGCAGGGTCTGGCTCTGGCTCTCCGGATTCCAGTTTGCCTTTACGATTCCCGCGATGCTGATGATCGAAACGCGTAACCCTGTGCTGGTGGCCCTGGTCTTCGTCATCTTCGTTGGCGGTCCACTGCCGAATCTGTACGGCGTGGAGTCAACCTGGCTGGTGGAAATGTTCGGGTCCAAACGCCGCTTTTCCTTCATGACCACGGTCAAGGAAATCGGCGCCGTCCTGTCCGGCGGTCTCGGCCCCATCATTGCAGCCAGCGTCGTTGCTGCGACCGGGCCGGGGTGGATCCCGGTAGCCGGAATCCTCATGGCCTACGCTGCGATCGGTATTGTGGCAGGGTTTTTTGCGCCGGAAACCAAGGGCCGGGACCTCAATGCGGAGGCCGACGCTTTCTAATCCCACGGAGCGTACGACGGCGGGTGGACACCCGGCGTCGTACGCTTTCGTTTGCAGGGGGACGGGGGTTCGATTCCGCCGTCTTGTCGTTCGGTCTTCGTTGCGAATGAATGCAACATGACGTCAGCTACTACCTGGTTGCGTGAGAATGTCGCTCCCCGGATGTAAGTTTTGCAGCAGCAGCTTTGAAATTTGCTGACGGGCACGTGGTGGCGTCCGGCTACAGGAAACTTACTGGGGGTAGGACATGGAATTCGCGGAGAAGCTTTCAGCTTTGGCGGCAAAGGTGCGTCAGCAGCGGGATGTGATCCAGACAGAAGAGGCAACTAAGAATGCCTTCGTGATGCCGTTCATTTCGACAATTCTCGGCTACGACGTGTTCAATCCTCTGGAGGTTGTCCCGGAATTCATCGCCGACGTGGGGCTCAAGAAGGGTGAGAAGATCGACTACGCCATCGTCAAGGACGGCGAAGTGCAGATCCTGATTGAGTGCAAGAAATCCACGGAGCCCGTGAAGATCGAGCATGCATCACAGCTCTTCCGCTACTTTGCCGTCACCAACGCGCGGATCGCCATCCTTACCAATGGCGAGGTGTACCAGTTCTTTACGGACCTCGACGCACCAAATCGTATGGATGCCAAGCCTTTCCTAGTGCTGGATTTGAACGACATCGACCAGTCACTTATCCCAGAACTGCAGAAGCTTTCCAAGGACGTTTTCGACCTCGACTCGATCATCAGCGCCGCGGGTGAACTGAAATACATCGGCGAACTGAAGCGGACCCTGGCTGCACAGTTCAAGGAGCCTGAAGATGAATGGGTCAAGTTCCTCACAGCCAGGGTCTATTCGGGACCGTACACGCAAAAAGTGCGGGAGCAGTTCACAACGCTGGTGGGGAAGGCCACCAAGCAATTCCTTAATGACCAGGTGAACGAGCGGCTGAAGAAGGCCCTCGGCAACCCTGGATTCCCGCAAACTGAGGACACAGCCGCCCCCTTGGCGGTCACCAGCGCCCCAGTAGCCGAAGCCGATCTCGCTGAAGCCGATGGGCTGGAGACGACGCTTGAGGAAATTGAGGGCTACCAGATCGTGCGTGCAATTGTCTGCAGCGAGGTCAAACCGGCACGCGTGGCTCAGCGTGATGCAAAGTCCTATTTCGCGGTGCTCCTCGACGACAACAACCGTAAGCCCATTGCGCGGCTGCACTTTAACCGAACCCAGAAATACATCGGCATCTTCGACGACAGCAAGGAAGAGACTCGGGTTCCCATCAACTCCCTTGAGGAGATCTACGAGCACACGGAAGCACTGCGGGCGACCGTAAAAAGCTACCTCTGATCTTTTGGGGGCCACCAGGCGCCGTACCCACCAGCGCCAAAGCCTTCATCGCCTCAGGACATAAGTGGCCATTGGGCTCATTCGCCGTGCCATTCAGTACTGAAATTGGCAGTTTGGAACTCGATTCCAGCTGGCAGCCAGGTCCTAAACCTCCGCAACCGGCGCAGCGAACTGGGCCTCGTACAGCCGTGCGTAAGCCCCGCCGGCGGCCAGCAGTGATGAGTGGGTCCCCTGCTCCACGATCCGGCCGGCCTCCATCACCAGGATGAGGTCGGCGTCGCGGATCGTGGACAGGCGGTGCGCGATCACAAAGGACGTCCGGTCTGACCGCAGGGCGCTCATGGCCTTCTGCACCAGCACCTCGGTCCGGGTGTCCACCGAAGACGTCGCCTCGTCCAGGATCAAAACAGAGGGCCGCGCCAGGAAGGCCCGCGCGATGGTCAGCAGCTGCTTCTCACCCGCTGACACGTTGGAGCCTTCGTCGTCCAGCACGGTGTCGTACCCTTCGGGCAGCGACTTCACGAACCGGTCCACATACGTCGCCCGCGCCGCCTCCAGAATTTCGTCCGAAGACGCAGCGGGCCGGCCGTAGGCAATGTTGTCCCGGATGGTCCCGCCGAACAGCCACGTGTCCTGCAGCACCATCCCCATCCGCGAGCGCAGGTCGTTCCGGGTCATGGTGGTGATGTCCACGCCGTCCAACGTGATCCGGCCGGCATCCAGCTCGTAGAACCGCATCATCAGGTTCACCAGCGTGGTCTTGCCCGCCCCCGTCGGCCCCACAATGGCCACCGTCTGCCCCGGCTCCGCCACCAAAGACAACCCGGAAATCAGAGGCTTGTCCGGCGAATACGAGAAGGACACGTCCTCGAACACCAGCCGCCCGCGCCCGGCACCATCAGGACTCTGCAAAGAAGCACCCACAGGATCGGCAGACTGTTCCTCCGTATCCAACAACTCGAACACCCGCTCAGCCGACGCAACGCCGGACTGCAGCAGGTTGGCCATCGAGCCGAGCTGCGCCAGAGGCTGGGTGAACTGCCGCGAGTACTGGATGAACGCCTGCACGTCACCCAACTGCATGGCCCCGGACGCAACCTGCAGGCCGCCCACCACGGCGATCCCCACGTACACCAGGTTCCCGATGAACGTCATGGCCGGCATGATCAGCCCGGAAATGAACTGCGCCCCGAAACTCGCCTCATACAGCTCCACGTTTTTCTGCCGGAACCGCTCCCCCACCTCGCGCTGCCGGCCGAACACCTTTACCAGTGCATGCCCGGTGTAGGTCTCCTCAATCTGCCCATTCAGCTCACCGGTGTTCTTCCACTGCTGCACAAACAGCTTCTGCGAGCGCTTGGCAATCAGCGCCGTGATCCCCAGCGTCAGCGGAATGGTCACCAGCGCGATCAGCGCCAGCGTCGGGGACAGGATGAACATCATCACCAACACGCCCACCACCGTCAGCAACGACGTCACCGCCTGGCTGATGGACTGCTGCAGGCTCTGCGAAATGTTGTCCACGTCGTTGGTCACCCGGCTGAGCAGCTCACCGCGCTGGATCGAGTCGAAATACCGCAGCGGCAGCCGGTTGATCTTCGCCTCGATCTTCTCGCGCAGCCCAAACACCGTCCGCTGCACCACGCCGTTCAGAACATACGCCTGCCCCCACATGAACGCCGACCCCAGCACGTACAGCACCAGCGCCCACGTCAGCACGCTGGCCAGCGCCGCAAAGTCGATCCCCGCACCCGGCGTCAGCGTCATGGCGCCCAGCATGTCCGCCTTCTGGTTCTCCCCCGCCGCCCGCAGCTGCGCAATCAGTTGCGCCTGCGTCATCCCCGGCGGCAGCTGCTTGGACACCACACCGGCGAAAATCAGGTTGGTGCCCTCGCCGAGCAGCCGCGGCCCAATCACCTGCAGCACTACGCCCGCCACGGCCATTACCAGCACCAGCACCAGCCAGAGCCGTTCCGGCCGCAGGGTGCCCAGCAGCCGTTTGGCCGAACCGCCGAAGTTCATCGCCTTCTCTGTCGGGACGTTCATCCCGGCAAACGGTCCGCCGTGCCCTGGGCCGCCGCGCGGCCGGGGAATGCGTACGACGTCGGCCTGGCCGGCTCCGGAGCCGGGCCCGGTTTTGGTGCCGCGAGCGGGACGGGTCCCCGGGTGTTGGGTGCTCATACCGTTTCCTCCGCTGCCAGCTGGGACGAAACAATCTCACGGTACGTCTCGGATGTCTCCAGCAACTCATGGTGCGTGCCGTGCGCAACGATCCTGCCGTCGTCGAGCACCATAATCTGGTCCGCGTCAACGATGCTGGACACGCGCTGGGCGATGATGACCATGGTGGCACCGGCAGTGCTGCGCTTGAGCGCCTGGCGCAGCCGGGCGTCGGTGCCGGTGTCCAGGGACGAGAACGAGTCGTCAAAGATGTAGAGCTCGGGCCGCTTCACCAGGGCCCGGGCGATGGCCAGCCGCTGCCGCTGCCCGCCGGAGACGTTGGTGCCGCCCTGCGAGATCGCCGCGTCCAGCCCATCCTCCATCTGCTCCACGAAGTCCCGGGCCTGGGCGATCTCCAGCGCGGTCCACAGCTCGTCCTCGGTGGCGTCCGGGTTGCCGTACAGGAGGTTGCTGCGCACGGTGCCGGAAAACAGGTAGGGCCGCTGTGGCACCAGGCCGATGTGCCCCCAGAGCAGGTCCGGGTCCAGGTCCCTGACGTCCACTCCGTCCATCAGCACCGCGCCGGAGGTGACGTCGAAGAGCCGTGGCATCAGGTTCACCAGCGTGGTCTTGCCGGAGCCGGTGCTGCCGATGATCGCGGTCGTCTGCCCAGCGCGGGCAGTGAAGCTGATGCCTGACAGAACCGGCTGGTCGGCACCCGGGTAGGCGAATCCGACGTCGCGCATCTCCAGCTCGCCGCGCCGCTGCCTGCCGGCGAACGCCGCGCTGGTGACCGGGTTCTCCGGCGGCAGGACGCTGGAGCTGGTGCCCAGCACCTCGCCGATACGGTCCGCGGACACCGACGCGCGCGGGATCATCACCGCCATGAAGGTAGCCATCATGACGGACATGAGGATCTGCATCAGGTAGCTCAAGAACGCGATCAGGGTGCCCACCTGCATGGACTGGTCCTCGATCCGGAAGGCGCCGAACCAGATAACCGCCACGCTGGATACGTTCAGGATCAGCATGACGGTGGGGAACATCAGCGCCATCAGGCGTCCGGCGCGGAGGGCAACGTCCGTGACGTCCGTGTTGGCCTGGGCGAACCGCGCCGTTTCCATGTCCTCCCGCACGAATGCCCGCACCACGCGGATGCCCGCGAGCTGTTCGCGCAGCACGCGGTTCACGGTGTCGATCCGGGCCTGCATCTTGCGGAACAGCGGCACCATCCGCGTGACAATGAGCCCGACGGCGATCAGCAGCACCGGGACACACACGGCAATGAGCCAGGACAGCTGGGCGTCCTGCCGGATGGCCATGATCACGCCGCCGATGCTGAGCATGGGCGCGGCCACCATAAGCGTGGCGGACATCAGCACCAGCTGCTGGACCTGCTGGACGTCATTGGTGGACCTGGTGATCAGGCTCGGGGCGCCGAAGCGGGTGACCTCCTGCTCGGAAAACTCGCTCACGCGGTCAAAGATGGCGCCGCGCAGGTCCCGGCCCAGGCCCATCGCGGCCTTGGCACCGAAGTACACGGCCACCACGGCGCAGGCGATCTGCGCGAGGGTGATGAGCAGCATGACGCTGCCCGTGGACATGATGTAGGCGGTGTCGCCGCGGGCCACACCCTGGTCAATGATGTCCGCGTTCAGCGTTGGCAGGTACAGCGACGCGATGGACTGCGCCAGCTGGAAAACCACGACGGCGACCAGCAGCGGCCGGTGCGGCCGCAGGTATTCGACAAGCAACTTCCAGAGCATACGTACAAGCCCTCACCTGACGGAGTGTCCACAAACGTGGTGCGAAGGTCAGTGTACGTCCGGAGGCTGGGACTTAACCGGGGGTTTGAGCCAGAACTTTCAGGGTTCACTGACGGCGTACGCGGGCCCTCCGATCAGCTCTTTTGGCCTCCTTGATCAGGGAATCAGGCTATCGGCGCGGTAGCGGTCGAACAGGGCCGTGAAGGAATCCAGCGTCCGCCGGTATCCCATGAAGCCGGCGTCCCGGCTCTTGCCCATGTCCGTCACCACCTCGATGCCGCGTCCCAGGTCGCCGTCCGTGTGCCACCAGGATGCCACCCGGTCCAGCTCCGGCTCGCTGAGGTTGTGGTGGGCGGCGAGCTGCCGCCACTGGTCCCCGCGCCCCGCCATGGACTGCTCCAGGGGACGGGGCTCTCCCTGATACCCCTCCCACTCCACGCCGAAGTAGGCGGCGAGTTTCGGCCACATCCACCGCCAGCGGAACACGTCACCGTTGACGATATTGAAAGCCTGGTTCGCGGCTTCCGGGGTGGTGGAGGCCCAGAGCATGTGCTCGGCCAGCAGGCCAGCATCCGTCATGTCAGTGAGGCCGTTCCATTGCGTCTCGGATCCCGGGAACACGAACGGCTCCCCGCTGTCCCGGCACAGGGTGGCCTGCGCAGCAAGCGTAAGGCCCATGTTCATCGCGTTGCCCACCGCGTGGCCAATCACGGTGTGTGCGCGGTGCACGGACCAGGTAAAGCCCTGCCCAGCCGCTGCCGCCCAGAGTTCATCCTCCCTGGGCGTAGTAGAAGTTGGGTACTGGAAGGCGCGGCTCCTCCTCATGGAAGGGCGTGTCCGGCATCTCCCCGGCCGCGTACGCCTCGAACGGTCCCAGGTAGTGCTTAAGGCCTGTCATCAGGGCGACGTGGGACACGTCCTTGCCCTGCAGTGCTCCGAGGAGATCACGCACCATGCCGGCATTGACGGCGATGTTCTCTTCCTCGGTGGCCCGGCGCGACCACGCGGTGAAGTAGACATGGGAGGGGTTCTCCGGACCAAGCACAGCCGCCAGGGAGGAAGCTGAGGTCAGGTCCGCCGAGAGCCACCGGACGCCAGGGCGCTCAGCTCCGGGCCTGCGGGACAAGGCAAGGACCGCCCAGCCTTCGCCAACCAAAGTATCCACCAGCGCGGACCCCGCGATGCCGGTGGCACCCACCACCAGGGCAGTCCGCCCGTTGCCCGCTGCTGATCCTGAACCCGCTGCTGTTCCTGAACCGATGGTCATAGTGCTCCTTCTGCTGCAG
Protein-coding regions in this window:
- a CDS encoding ABC transporter ATP-binding protein, with product MSTQHPGTRPARGTKTGPGSGAGQADVVRIPRPRGGPGHGGPFAGMNVPTEKAMNFGGSAKRLLGTLRPERLWLVLVLVMAVAGVVLQVIGPRLLGEGTNLIFAGVVSKQLPPGMTQAQLIAQLRAAGENQKADMLGAMTLTPGAGIDFAALASVLTWALVLYVLGSAFMWGQAYVLNGVVQRTVFGLREKIEAKINRLPLRYFDSIQRGELLSRVTNDVDNISQSLQQSISQAVTSLLTVVGVLVMMFILSPTLALIALVTIPLTLGITALIAKRSQKLFVQQWKNTGELNGQIEETYTGHALVKVFGRQREVGERFRQKNVELYEASFGAQFISGLIMPAMTFIGNLVYVGIAVVGGLQVASGAMQLGDVQAFIQYSRQFTQPLAQLGSMANLLQSGVASAERVFELLDTEEQSADPVGASLQSPDGAGRGRLVFEDVSFSYSPDKPLISGLSLVAEPGQTVAIVGPTGAGKTTLVNLMMRFYELDAGRITLDGVDITTMTRNDLRSRMGMVLQDTWLFGGTIRDNIAYGRPAASSDEILEAARATYVDRFVKSLPEGYDTVLDDEGSNVSAGEKQLLTIARAFLARPSVLILDEATSSVDTRTEVLVQKAMSALRSDRTSFVIAHRLSTIRDADLILVMEAGRIVEQGTHSSLLAAGGAYARLYEAQFAAPVAEV
- a CDS encoding MaoC family dehydratase, translating into MKLFKDAAELATMAGQEIGVSGWHTLDQSQIQAFADATLDQQWIHTDPERAAGGPFGATVAHGYLSLSLLPYLAGQVYRVDGAAMIINYGLNKVRFPAPARVNSRIRDRLTLASVSETANGRQLQFNHLIELEGSQKPACIAETVSLLPN
- a CDS encoding type I restriction endonuclease, encoding MEFAEKLSALAAKVRQQRDVIQTEEATKNAFVMPFISTILGYDVFNPLEVVPEFIADVGLKKGEKIDYAIVKDGEVQILIECKKSTEPVKIEHASQLFRYFAVTNARIAILTNGEVYQFFTDLDAPNRMDAKPFLVLDLNDIDQSLIPELQKLSKDVFDLDSIISAAGELKYIGELKRTLAAQFKEPEDEWVKFLTARVYSGPYTQKVREQFTTLVGKATKQFLNDQVNERLKKALGNPGFPQTEDTAAPLAVTSAPVAEADLAEADGLETTLEEIEGYQIVRAIVCSEVKPARVAQRDAKSYFAVLLDDNNRKPIARLHFNRTQKYIGIFDDSKEETRVPINSLEEIYEHTEALRATVKSYL
- the fabG gene encoding 3-oxoacyl-ACP reductase FabG, coding for MSNFTNRVAVVTGGAQGIGAATALKLANGGATVAVLDLNEDRAKDTAQRISDHPDVVAAGGKALAACCDVTDEAAVDRVFDDIHREFGRLDILVNNAGITRDNMFFKMERQDWDSVLATNLTSAYLCTRAAQRYMVPAKYGKIVSLSSRSALGNRGQANYAAAKAGIQGLTATLAIELGPFNITVNAVAPGYIATSMTAATAERVGASPAEHQQAVAERTPLGRVGQPEEVAAAVAFFAGDDSSYISGQTLYINGGAR
- a CDS encoding MFS transporter; the protein is MVTENPNLKYAAAEPQGLVSELEVAPAELRRTSISSFLGSALEYMDFTLYTLAAALVFGPLFFPNTDPAMALMASFAAFGSGFLVRPLGGIYFGYLGDKYGRKSVLVITVGMMGIATLGMGLLPTFAQIGVAAPILLVLLRLIQGFGAGAELSGASLLLVESAPSGKRGFYGAVVALGTATGVLLASGLWLLLSQMPKDDFLAWGWRIPFLLSVGTTLVALYLRRSVSESPVFEAVKARRAAARLEARQQSIWRDAADAKKAFLVSLGIKLGENGSVYLVKGFLIGWTVSVLKMDANLVTTGVTLGSVLGVATVLLTGKLTDRFGRRRVWLWLSGFQFAFTIPAMLMIETRNPVLVALVFVIFVGGPLPNLYGVESTWLVEMFGSKRRFSFMTTVKEIGAVLSGGLGPIIAASVVAATGPGWIPVAGILMAYAAIGIVAGFFAPETKGRDLNAEADAF
- a CDS encoding ABC transporter ATP-binding protein; amino-acid sequence: MLWKLLVEYLRPHRPLLVAVVVFQLAQSIASLYLPTLNADIIDQGVARGDTAYIMSTGSVMLLITLAQIACAVVAVYFGAKAAMGLGRDLRGAIFDRVSEFSEQEVTRFGAPSLITRSTNDVQQVQQLVLMSATLMVAAPMLSIGGVIMAIRQDAQLSWLIAVCVPVLLIAVGLIVTRMVPLFRKMQARIDTVNRVLREQLAGIRVVRAFVREDMETARFAQANTDVTDVALRAGRLMALMFPTVMLILNVSSVAVIWFGAFRIEDQSMQVGTLIAFLSYLMQILMSVMMATFMAVMIPRASVSADRIGEVLGTSSSVLPPENPVTSAAFAGRQRRGELEMRDVGFAYPGADQPVLSGISFTARAGQTTAIIGSTGSGKTTLVNLMPRLFDVTSGAVLMDGVDVRDLDPDLLWGHIGLVPQRPYLFSGTVRSNLLYGNPDATEDELWTALEIAQARDFVEQMEDGLDAAISQGGTNVSGGQRQRLAIARALVKRPELYIFDDSFSSLDTGTDARLRQALKRSTAGATMVIIAQRVSSIVDADQIMVLDDGRIVAHGTHHELLETSETYREIVSSQLAAEETV
- a CDS encoding acetyl-CoA C-acyltransferase, producing the protein MPEAFLVGGVRTPVGRHGGVLATVRPDDMAALVLQAAVDRAGVDPATVDEVIFGCVNQAGEDNRNVARMAALLAGFPHAVPAVTVNRLCASGLTAISMAAQSVRNGDADLVVAGGVESMTRAPWVMAKPEKPYSKPGELADTSIGARFVNPRMESGALFSMPETAEEVAKREGISRADADSFALRSHNLAVAAIDAGRFSDEIVPVPVTGRRGEVSLVVTDEGPRRGSTADALAALRPIVAPRGVVTAGNSSSLNDGASAVLVASGEAVERYGLTPRARIVTSQAAGVAPDVMGIGPVPATQKALAKARWDLAEVGAVELNEAFAAQALACIRLLGMDKGTVNNDGGAIALGHPLGSSGSRIVVTLLGRMEREDANRGLATMCVGLGQGVAMLLERV